One Clupea harengus chromosome 11, Ch_v2.0.2, whole genome shotgun sequence DNA window includes the following coding sequences:
- the LOC105894903 gene encoding carcinoembryonic antigen-related cell adhesion molecule 8-like isoform X2: MDSHALLTVGILSAIGFSSCQNELPLNGPLNGAVGGSVEFTLNNPPSAPPQGITWRFRETPIFTSIGETELPNVVYDGRTSVNKFTASLELRGLTQNDTGLYTVEINISGVVSQGKTSLTVFEKISNVTAEANQNELVEFNSSVILTCSASGSSPSFRWLNRSAVVTGSENKTLTVLNVTRYDTGPFQCEASNAINAQMSSDVNLTIA, from the exons ATGGATTCTCACGCTTTACTCACCGTAGGGATACTATCAGCAATCG GATTTAGCTCGTGCCAAAATGAGTTACCACTGAATGGACCTCTGAATGGAGCAGTAGGAGGGAGTGTGGAGTTCACCCTCAATAACCCACCGTCTGCACCACCTCAGGGAATCACCTGGCGTTTTAGAGAGACGCCAATCTTCACTTCAATTGGTGAAACAGAGCTTCCAAATGTTGTTTATGATGGCAGAACCTCTGTGAACAAATTCACCGCTTCACTGGAGCTCAGGGGCCTGACTCAAAATGACACTGGGCTGTACACTGTGGAAATCAACATCAGTGGTGTAGTAAGTCAGGGAAAAACATCACTGACAGTgtttg AGAAAATCTCCAATGTGACAGCAGAGGCCAATCAGAATGAGTTGGTGGAGTTCAACAGCTCTGTCATCCTCACATGCTCCGCCTCTGGCTCCTCCCCCTCGTTTCGTTGGTTAAACAGGAGTGCTGTTGTCACAGGAAGTGAAAACAAGACCCTCACTGTATTGAATGTGACTAGATATGATACTGGGCCATTCCAGTGTGAAGCATCCAATGCTATCAATGCCCAAATGAGCTCCGATGTCAACCTGACCATTGCCT